The DNA region GGTCTCAAAGGCAGTTCCGATGCCTGCACGCAGATTGTGGAGAGGCCAAGCATGCAAAGCGAACTGACCAGTTAAATCGTAAGACGCCAGTtcttgttcactgtcaagttaCAAAACAACTTCACACTTTTTGTTGAACCCCAAAAATCCATACCATCCTGTATAGCGCATACAAAGCAAAGATGAGTTCTACCATATTCCCCGATAGCATGAACAATCTACTTGACATGGAAATGCTCAACGAAGAAATCAGTCGGCGTATCAAGAGtgccaaaaaagaaaatgCAGGCGCCGAGCAGGACAACATTTCGGTTGGTAATCGAACGCAAGTTGACAATGATGTCAGCATCTATTTTCTGCAAGCCCGTAAGGATTTTTGGCTGCATCGCATTGTTTTGGAGTCTGAGAGACTTTGGTGCAATCCATCGACTCGTCGAATTTGGTCTTACTTTGGGCTTCCTTATGATACCCTACGGCCAGCCTGGAAACGACAGACGTACCAGTGGATTAAAGATGCTATACAGTTAGAAGAAGTCTCAGACGAAACAATCAAAATCTTATTCAATGTATATGTTGAAAAGTTTGAACAGCTGACGGAAGTACTTGGATCGAGAAAACGAAGGGTCGACTTCGAAAAATCCGTTGCAAAATATGAACACATTCTTATTGCGTTAAACCTGGCATCGGGATCTGTGAGCAGGACTTTGTCGGAAGCTTCCGTAGACTTGGAAGGACCAAGTGTCATCTTCTATTTGCTCCAGCAGTGCCCGGGCCTTTTGCAGCTGTGAAAACTGCGGGGGCATACAAGGAATAAACAAAATGACATAGAAATGGACTATAGCATCTATTCTTGCTGGACTATCAACGTGTTGCGAGCTTTCGCTTTTTTCACATAGACATTCATGTTGATACTAACATGCTACAAGCCACTTTGTATGAACGGAAAGGTGTCGCAACATGTTACCAGACACTTTAGTTATTATTTTTGTAAACGAATATCGGCAGCTATATAGAGAAAAAGAGTGGTAGCATCATCTGGCGAGTGTGGAGAAGGCTGGCAGTATCATCTGATCCCGTAAGTTCGTCGCGGAGCTTTATCTGTTCTTCCTCTGACTGTGGCAGCATTATGACAGCAGGCGACTCGTTTGGCAAATCCTTATTCGAAAAAAGGTTGCCTAATCGATGTCGTCCTCAGTAAAATCTATTTTGAACTTGGAAACTTAAACGGGTTCGAGGATCACGTCGATTTCTGTACGGCACGCACGATACGTGATTTTTAAGGAAAGTCGAGTTGCCTTTGTTAAATTCACCCTTTTACAGTCCGAGAAACTGATTCAGTGTCGAGGCCGCGTTGATATACAACTTCCTGTAAACATTGGCGCTCTTCGCATCGATAACTTACTGTCAGGCTGTCGGTCATTTAATTCATCGTCATGAAGCAATTCCGTTTTGCTCTCTTCTGCTTTGCGAGCATTTCTCGTGCCCGAGCGTTTGCTCCATGGAGACCCCATCGCATCTTTGACCTTTGTCCCCATGAAAAGCGCCCTTGCCAATTGGGTACGACAATTTGCTACCGCTCAACAATTACCAGTCGGTTTGCTGAACTTGACAGCTCGCCCCTGAGTGAATCTGACCAAATATTTCTCGGAATTGCCGGGACACTGGCTGCTCTGATTACCAtttactctgagttcactcTAAAGACAACCGGATGTGGTCTTCCGGCGGGTCCTTTTGGCTTGGTCGGTGCTGTAGAAGGCATCAGCTACCTCGCAATCGTAGGAATTACAGCATATTCCCTTGTCACAAAATTTCGAACTGGATCGGGTTTGCCAGCGGGACCTGCCGGAGTTCTAGGCGTAGCCGAAGGTCTTTGCTTTACGGCGATTGTTACCGGTCTTGTCGTACTTGGGTTTCAAGTTGTGGACTATGGTTATATCCCGAACGCTGTCCCAATGGAAGGGGGGATGTGCAGCTAAAAACAGCGTATCAACTGATACTAGATCTTGAGAAAGGACACGGTCCTTCTAGCCTCTTTTGCCAATTTTGATGCGACTGTCGTTCAACTACGGATAAAAGACAACTGGAGAGCCAACCCTTGCTTAGTTTGGCAATTTCATTTCCAGAATATGCAAAAAGTCATTCTTGAAAAACTCTTTTGATCATAGCAGCATGATAGAGGAAGCGAAAAGGCATAGACGGAGAAGAGCAATGCCAAAGATAAGCAGCCAACAGTGAATGTTTTCCTTTGACTAAGCCATGAAATCATCATAGAAGCTGCAAGCTAGGGAAAATCAAACAACAATAATCCCGCGCCGAGGAATTTTAAAATTTTTTAccgcttactgttagactATTTTGATTCCCCGCCCCCTCTAGAAATGATTTCCGGTCCATATTTATTCTGCTTGAAAGGCTGAATATTATCATTGAGCTAATAGGCAATCAGGGGCCTCGTAAACATACCTAGAGCAAAATTTGGCCAGTCAATGCTTTCATTAGCGGCTGACTGTGGGCCTTTTAACTGAATGGATAGGGTTACACTCTATGGTTGCTCATGCTTACAGCTGTAGCATGGGGAAGGAAGAATACTGAGCGAGAATCTTCAACTAGCCTGGACAGAACTGGCTTGAGTTTTACTGTGAGCTAGCTAGAAAAACTAACGAAAGAGGCTCACACGAGCAGTCCTGTTTCGTTACCCAATCACGCGTAGCCTCATCACTCCCCTCAAAAGGCGAAAAATTTCTCGGAAGATACCGATGTAGAAGAAATGATCTTGACTTAGAAAGTAGTACAGCTAAATTATATCCAGAACACACAATCGGCGACACCACTCCATTGATACATGTTCCGGTTGGGAGAGAAGCAGTTCATGCCCAACAGGACTACTGATCTATCTTTGGAATCATCCCAATCCCCTCTTCACTTGATTATTCAGAAACAGTTTACGTTCTCGATCGATACCTGAAGGTTTTCTACTCGACGTTTCACATTCCTTCAGTTGATTGTTTTCTGTCTTCTCTATTGAGAAATGCTGCTCCACCTAAACCAAGTTGACGAAGACAGTAGTCACGCTGCTCGCTTTGCCATCCTTTTTTACATCATGGTTAGTTTGACGCTCTGTGGTGGTACCGTCTTTGGCTTTGCCGGTCTCAAGACCGTGCTCCTTGATGAAAGCGTATACGCTGAGCTCTGTAGTGACTTCAACGGCGACGGTGCCACATATACACCCTGTAACGCCCAAATGCTACGTCTCGATCTCATGTTCACCCTCGCCTCTAGTCTCTTTTCGGCCTACTTGCTACCCGCGGGCTTGTTGCTGCGGAGTATGGGACCCCGAGCTTGCTTCTTGCTCGGTTTTGCCCTCGTGATCATCGGCAGTGGATTATTTGTCGTGGCCAATTCCCGAACCTTTGACGTCTACATCGTGGCCTTTGTCTTGATTGGTACGGGTAATCCACTTTTGTACATTGCGGCCTTCAACTTCAGCAAGCTTTACCCATCCAGCTCCAATTTACTGTTGAGTATATTCATTGGCTGCTTTGGGTTTTCTGCCATCGTATTTTACCTCTTTGATGAAGTGCACTTTATATACGGACTGACATCGCAACAGCTTTTTCGAGCCTTTGTGTTCCTGCCCGCGTCTCTAGCCTTGATTGGTATGTTTGTGCTGCCCAAAGATGTCTACCACGTCATGAGGCAAAGGAAGCTTTCAGCCGCATCCAACGCCGTGGCCGAAAGCGACGTAGCCGACGGTGCCAGCGAAAAGACCCCATTGCTAGAAAGCAACGAACAGAACGGGGTGGCATGGGATGGCAACAGTACTGCGACGAcggccgtcgccgccggTGACACCAATAAAGCGAAGAACACTAGCTTCATCGGCGTCCCGTTGAAGGACGCCAGCCTATCACGGCAACTGCGATCTGCTCCATTTTTTGCGCAAATGGCTTTCTTCTCCTGGGGTATGCTGCATCTAAATTTTTATTTGGGTACCATCTACGATCAACTGCTATTGTTGGATGATACGGGCGGAGCGCTGGCCGATGTTATGATCGACGTCTTTAGTCTGTCGTATCCCTTTGGATGTTTAGCTTCCATTTTGCCAGTCGGACTGTTGGTCCGGAATTGTTCCGTATCGACCAGTCTGTATACCTACTGTGCGGTTAACTTGATATTTTCCAGCATGGCTTTGCTACCCAATTTATCGGCACAGTGGATCACGATTCATATGTTCATACTCGTTCGCGTGGCCTTTTTCACTGTTATGAGTACCTATTCAGCCAATGTCTTTGGGTTTGCTAATCTCAGTACCATGTTTGGGGCCGCAGGGTGTGTCGCCGGAATGGTATCACTGGGATCTTCCGGTCTCAACTACGTTGCTCTGACCGTTCAAGACGACTTCACCCTCGTCAACGGCTTTATGTTGGCGGGGGCCGTCCTCAATTTTACGTTTCCGTACACCGTCAAAGTATTTTGGGAAAACAAACAACACTAACTATAAGTTTTAATAAAGACTTACGTAAAGTGAATCGAAAAGTAGGTTTTGAAAAGTACTGACTTAAATGCGCCTTCgttattcactgtcaggcTACTATTGACGGTTTACACATCAAGTCTATCCAATAAACGGTAGTCACCTAGGACATTCGAATACGTCGATTTAGTCGTAATCTTGTCGtcagacgacgacgattcgttATACTGCTTGGCCATTACATGAGCAATTAATTCCGAACCGAGAGGAACACGTTGGGTATTGCGGCAAAGCTGAAGGTGGCCTTACCCAAAGGACTGCAGGCGCCTTATTTCCAGTAAAACAGCAATGAACCGCAGCTTTTGTTTGGTTCGGTCCGCTCTGGCTCTCAATAGCCGTATAGCCAGTTGCGCGCTGGAGCCACGGGCCTCGGTGCTCTTCCAACTAACATCGTCGCGTTCGGCCCGTCAACGAGGCTTCAGTTCCGAAGGGGGTACAGAGGACAGTTTACACTCGAGCGAGTACGTAGCCGATTGACGCTTTTGAATTTTTTTACGAGGGCCTTCTGTCATACAACCATTCTCGTCTACTGTTGTTGAACCCTCACAGTTATTCGTTGTGTTCGCAGCATTGCCTTTAAACCAGCAGAATCAGGTTGGGGGTAAGTATGTCTCTAGGAAAAGCAACGGATCCGATCCGATGAGCCTGAGAAACTCGGGATCTCCTGACCAATCCTTGTCTAACGGCATTTACTGGCCTtctctccttttcttcctcttcccTTCCGTCCTTTCGCTTCGGTATGCAGTGCCGGAAAAAAATACGCTCAAAACTTCGACACAATCTTCAGCCAGATACAAAAAACCACAAAACAGTCGAACGATACCACCACTCCGACAACATCTTATCCTCCCTGTAAAGAGGGAGAACTCGCATGACGAAGATACCGTGTCTATAAAGGATTGGAAGGCATATGAGAGACACCGGCGGTTACATAATCTGCATTGTAAAGCGAAACATGCAGTAAATTTTAATTTCGTCTATCGTGTACCCGGTAACCACTTTTAGATATAAAATGGTTTTGTAGAACTTCAGCATTTTCACAAAGAAGCTAGCAGTCGAGCTGGCTCCCTCAAGAAGTGCTATGTGTCGTTGCTCCTGCACCCCAATTGTCGATTCCATAGGAACTCTAACAGGATTGAGCGACACTGCAGGCAAGTCAACGAGTCATGTAACAGACCTTGCATGCGGGCAATGTCGTCGAGGTCGTATCGAAAAGGAAAGGTCATGGCTTCGTCTAGCTCTGCGGAATCTTtcagaacgacgacgaaaccgaaCAGTTCctgattggaaaaggaagagtTCACGGGCCAGCCAGTAGTGGTCAAAGAGTTGGTCTCCTCGGACCCACCTTTGTGCGATTCGCGGAATTGATTCATACAGGTCATTGACTGCAAGTCGGATTGTTCCACACCCAACTCCCGTCGGAGGATGCGCAAGGCTGTGTCTCGATAATGGTTACCGAGATCGCTCCTCGTGAGCGGCGCAACTCGTCCACCACAAAAATCCAGAGTGGGGCGCTGGAGTCCGACGCGGTATTGGGGTCGGGGAAAGACCAGGGCATTGTTTTGCAAGGTCAATACGATCAAGCTATGATCCTTTTCGACTCGCCAGTAGTCCAAGTCTTCTTGTAGTGGCGACTGGGTATGCGTTGTTGATGGATTGTCTCGCCATCGCTCGCAACGCAAGGTAAGCCACggtgacgaaattgtggTGACTGTGGAAATCAGTCTCCATGGCTCCGTTTGTTCCGTGATCCAATTGGCCACCGACTCGCTGTCATACGTAGTATAGTTCATATCGTTCTGCTCCGCATTCACGACGCCGTACCGTTGCGTATTCCTAATTCGACGGGTATTTA from Phaeodactylum tricornutum CCAP 1055/1 chromosome 23, whole genome shotgun sequence includes:
- a CDS encoding predicted protein, whose amino-acid sequence is IAGTLAALITIYSEFTLKTTGCGLPAGPFGLVGAVEGISYLAIVGITAYSLVTKFRTGSGLPAGPAGVLGVAEGLCFTAIVTGLVVLGFQVVDYGYIPNAVPMEGGMCS
- a CDS encoding predicted protein; protein product: MLLHLNQVDEDSSHAARFAILFYIMVSLTLCGGTVFGFAGLKTVLLDESVYAELCSDFNGDGATYTPCNAQMLRLDLMFTLASSLFSAYLLPAGLLLRSMGPRACFLLGFALVIIGSGLFVVANSRTFDVYIVAFVLIGTGNPLLYIAAFNFSKLYPSSSNLLLSIFIGCFGFSAIVFYLFDEVHFIYGLTSQQLFRAFVFLPASLALIGMFVLPKDVYHVMRQRKLSAASNAVAESDVADGASEKTPLLESNEQNGVAWDGNSTATTAVAAGDTNKAKNTSFIGVPLKDASLSRQLRSAPFFAQMAFFSWGMLHLNFYLGTIYDQLLLLDDTGGALADVMIDVFSLSYPFGCLASILPVGLLVRNCSVSTSLYTYCAVNLIFSSMALLPNLSAQWITIHMFILVRVAFFTVMSTYSANVFGFANLSTMFGAAGCVAGMVSLGSSGLNYVALTVQDDFTLVNGFMLAGAVLNFTFPYTVKVFWENKQH